TTGTTCGCCGTCGCGCAGCGTGGTATCGCTAAAAAGGACCGCGCCGGACCGCTTGTGATGCCGAATCACGGCGTCTCGAACGGTGCCGCGAATTTGCGAACGCACGTTTTGCAGGAAGTTGGACATACGGGCGTAGGTTATCGTGGCGAGAACTGAGGGGAAAGGGGACGGCAGCCCCCAAACCAACAAAGCAAACGCAGTCGGTGCTCAGCCGAAACTCAAGTCGGCCCCGTCACACCACCGCTATGGCGACCAACGTTGGCGAGTACCGACCGACCTGCGGAGCCAGCGAAAGCACTTCTAACTTGCACCTCGCCCACCCTGCGCCGCACGATATTCCGGCAATGCTGCGGATCGGCCGAGCTTTTCATCAAACGTGGCGCTGGTTTTCGTCGTAGTCTTGTGGCGGCCGTGTCATGTGGCAAGAATGCGGCAGTGGGCGCTGGTGCCCGTAGATTTCGACTTCAGAACATATTGCGTAACTTAGGTGCAGAGACACAACCAGACATGAAACACTTTCTACACCATTCGTTCTCGTTGAGCGTGCTGACCATCGGTATGCTGGTACTCGTCGGATGCGACGACGGAAACAATTCGGCAAGCGTGCCGCCAGTCAAGAACGCTCTTGATCAAATGCGGGCATTGGACGAAGCCGCGGAGTTGGCGGCACGGTCAGCGAGAGGCAAATCACGAGTCGGCCAGGGGGCGGTCGCACCCGCGAAAGACGTTCCTCAGGAGGGAACTTTTGAAGTGGAGTTCGATACCACCGTCGGCAAATTTACGGTGCAGGTGAATCGCGAATGGGCACCGCGGGGAGCTCACCGGTTCTACCGACTGGTGAAGGACGGTTTCTATAACGAGGCGGGATTCTTTCGAGTTGTGCCGGGATTTATGGTGCAGTTTGGGATTGCTGGCAATCCAGAACAGCATGCAAAGTGGAGCGCCAATATCGTGGATGACCCGGTCAAGAAAAGCAACACGCGCGGATACGTGACATTCGCCAAGACGGGTGCCCCGAATTCGCGTACGTCGCAAATCTTCATCAACTACGATGATAACTCGAGGCTGGACAGCGACGGCTTTGCGCCGTTTGGCAAAGTCACGAAAGGCATGGAGGTCGTCGACCGGATCAACTCAGTGTACAGCGAACAACCGGATCAAATGCGGCTGGAATCCGAGGGCAACGATTACCTTCAAGCGGACTTTCCAGGGCTGGACTATGTGACGGAGGCTCGAATTGTCGTGGACGATCTGGCTGAAGAAACGCAGGCCGACGAAGGCAGTTCCGACGATGCCAGCGATGACACCGAATAGAAACCGCATCCTCACCAAAGCAGCAACAGCGGAGCAACGTGATGGGTGGCGGCCCGAACAATGACGACAGCGCCCCGGACTTCAGTTTCCTGGGCGACGACGGCGCGAAATCGCTGAGTGACGACACCTTAGCGGCGAGCAGTCAACCGGTTTTCCAACAGGAGGACTCGGGCGAGAATCCGCCAGCACCAAAGAAAAAGAAGTTGCGCAAGCCCGTCGCACGGAAGGTCACAGGGAATTCCGACGCCTCACGCAAGGCTGCTCAACCCGGCAGTTCATCCGCGCCGAAAACGTCTACCAAAGCTGCGTCTCAACCAGCAGACAATGCAGCAACAGAAACCGAGTCGGCAATCGGCAACGTCGTACCTCAAAAATGGTTTGCCGCCATTGCTGGGTATGCCATTGCATTAACGCTGCTGTTCCTGGTTTTTTGGCTGACGGGGCGTCTGTCGTTGTCAGGCAATCATCAACTGGAAAGTTTGCCTGACATCAAACCGCTTTCGAAAGGCGAATTTCAGAGCGTTCCCGGTGATGCGTCATTGCCACCGGGGCACGAGCTGAAGCTGGGCGAATCTCAGCGATTCGGAGACATTATCATCACGCCAACTCGAGTCACGCGCGATGTGGTGATGGTGGCCAGTGCCACTCGTGCCGGTGAACCGCCTGAACAGCGTACACAAGCCCCCGTGCTGAAGCTGTGGTTTGAGGTGAAAAACGTGAGCCACACGACAGCATTCGCGCCTTGGGATGTGGGCTTGATGTGTCACCGCAGCCCGGAATACGGAAACGACGAAACAACTCTCGCGAATTCCTGGCTCCGCCTGGCGCCTTCAGGCGGCGGTGCGGAAGGGGTTCGCGTGTTGAACTACCTGCACCCGCCCGGCAGTCCATTTGCCCTGATTGATCAGAACAGCGGGCAGGTGTTACAGCCAGGTGAAACCGTCACAACGTTCGTCGCGTGTGCGGAAGAGATCCAGCAGCTATTCGGCGACGACATGAACGAACTTCGCTGGCGTTTGCAACTTCGCAAGGGCGTGAATCAGTCCAGTGGCAACGGAGTCACCACGCTGGTGGACGTCACCTTTGATGCAGCTCAAGTGCAAACCGGCGACGCGTAGTCGCAAGTTGTTCATTAAAAAGGAGGCCGGGCTTCCTGGTAAAGCCGGGCCATTTTTTTTGCGGAGCAGTCGACGGACGACAGCTGTTCAGACCGGCTGCACCAAATCGCTTCAAGAGCCGTTGCCGTCATCCCTGTTACGGGATGATGAAGATCAGCCCAGTCACGGCACCCGCCTGTACGGCGGCGGCTTTCCATGACCATTCCGGAAAGTACGCATCCGACGCAAACGAATGACAGGTCGGACAGTCCGGCAAAGCTCGCACGCAGTCGCGAGGATGGTCTACCGTCGTCAGGTATGGCGTCAATGCGATCATCGTTGTGAAGTGAACGGCGGAACTAAGCGTCGTCAGGCAAGCCTTGGTTTGGCCGCAGCGTTCCAGATTGGGATCTTCGAAGTACAGCGGGTTGTGGTAAAAGTTGTGAGTGTTGCGGGGAGCTCGACGCAGCCCGTAGCCCGCCGTGAAGTAGTAGCCAGGCGCATCCAGTTCCAGAAATGAGCAGGCCAGGTTTTCCGGTCGCTTCAATGCGCCACCTTCATCGGCGTCGGCATCACGAGGCAATTTCGGAGGACTGGTGCTGACGCCGCCTGCCTGAATAGAGTTAATCGGCTGGAACAATCCAGACACACTGTCGCCGCCTGTCGTGGGGCAATCCTGTTCCGATGGAATCTGATAGACCTTTGCTTCTGCCTGTATTGGCGACGCCGGACGGTAGCCAGATGTATTCGGAGCGTAGGCCATCATACGGCGAGCCATCTGCTGTCGATAGCCAGTGCGGGTTGCAACCGGCGGTCCTTGCAACAGCCCGTGCAGATCGCCGACGTACGTTCCACTCGCTGGTTCAACTTCTGGCTCGCCGGCGGCGAGGTCCAGCATTGAACCATTCGTCATGATCCAGTCCGACTGAGTCCCGAGCAACTGCTTCAGGTCGGTGACATAGTTCCCTTGCTTTGCTTCCGGTGCGTCATCGCTGACCAAACCCTGCAGCTCATCCATAAATGATCCCGTCGCGGCAACGGACGAAGCCGCATCTTCATTGGCGGACTTCAAACCCGGCTGTCCTGTCCCAAACAGGTCCTGAGGTTCTCGCATGTTGCTGTCGGTGGCGACAGCTTCCTGCGGACGAACTCCCAGAAACGGCGATTGCTGCACTGAGAACTTCGGAGCACTCATTTTTTGATCACCCATCGTTCGTGAATAGGCGACGGTTTTGACCGCAGCAAGTTCGGCCGCTTTGAATTCTTCGGCTTCTGCAGACGACACGACGGGTGGAGCTGGCTGAGGAATTGGTGCCGGGAAGGACGGCCCGGTTACCACAACGGGCTGCCCGGTCGACAGGGGCTTAGCGGCGCTGGACGACTTCACCACAGATCGCTTTGCCACCATAGGAGTTGACTTGGCAGAGGTGGACCGAGAAGCCGTTTGGGGTTCGGCAGGTAAATTGGCGACCGAGCTTTTTTTCTCTTGCGCCCCGGAAGTGCTGCGGTGAGCGACGGAGCCTGATGCGGCGTCTGACCGTTTCGCGACAGACAACGATGGCTTGGAGACGCGGGACGGGCTGAAAGATGGCTCACAAACTTTTTGAGCACCTTCAGATCTCGCACGGTAAACATATTCTGCAATGCGGACACTTGGGGCGAGAAGACCGGGCACGCCATTCTGGCGAACTGTCGGCTCTGGCATGGCATCCGCTTTGTTGCAGGATTCCGACGGAGCGGTTTTGCCGCTACAACGCTTTTGGTCGCCGGCGGATGCTGCGAAGTCGACAGAATCGGCGGGTTGTGTTTTGGCAACAGACCCCGCAACTCGCTGTGTTTTTCCGCTGGTAGCGGCCGGAACGCCGGATTGAGCAGCAATTGCTGGCTTTCGGGTCGTTCGCCAGCCATCCTTTGCCATTCCCTGCGCTGATGTCCAGCAAAGGGCAACGCCGGCAAGCAGAACCATCCGTGACGTGTTCATATTTACAGCTTCCTGCAGAATTCCCGTGAGAATCGCGTCGTGCGAGACTGCACCACTTGTGGTTTCGGGATTTGGTGGCTGCGGAAATGCGATAAACCTGTTTCGGAACGTGTTTCGACCGGTATCATTTGGAAGTTAGGCAAAATAAAAGTTCTATCCTCTGCAGGCGTTAGAACCCGCAGAGTTCCACATCGTGGCTGTAAGATCCAACTTCTTTATCTACATCTCATCACCGGGTTAATGAGCATAGCCATCATTCCGATGATTATGCAGAGGGATTCTGCGCGGACGTTGCGCACTCCCGGTGACTCGTTGCCCGCCAGCTCGGGCGGCTTCTGTTAGGAATTATGTACAAATGACCAGTTCGTCATTCGTTGATCGCATCCGCCGCCTGTTTTCCAACGAGAAGAAGTCTGAGATAAAGAAACGCCAACGATATCTTCGACTAACGCAATTGGAAGACCGCCGCGTGCTGAATGGTGCGCTCAGCGCGCTGGGCATTGACCTGACCGGTCTTGAGACGCTGACGGTGGAAGACGGCGGCGTTACCGATGTGGGTGACGGCTCCGTCACCAATGTCACCCAGACGGTCACGTTGACTCTGGCCGAAGGCACCTGGGCAGATATCAGTGGCCTTAGTAACACACTGTACAACCTGGAATCCGGTGGTCAGGTTTTACGCGTCGATGAAACCGTATTGCAGGATGGCGGGTTTGCCGTCGACAGCCTGACAAATGCACTACACATCACCGGCGATGAAATGAACCAAACGGTGAACCTTGATCTGGAGGGCGTGGACTTCGTCCCCACTGGCGGTCTGGAATTTTCCGGAAGCGTCAGAAACCTGGCCGGTGACGACGTTGCTGACAACGATACGCTTACGATCTCTGGTTACGACGTGACGACGTTAACGGTGACTCATTTGGCTGAGGTGGACGGAGCTGGAGATCCGACCACCTCGGAGAGCGGAGAAGTTGATTTGGACGGCGAAGTGATTCGGTTCAACGAAATCGAACCACTGGCTCTGGGCGGCGATGCCGTCAATATGATTATCAATCTTCCGGCGGGGGCTGACGCCACTGTGACGTTAAGTGACGACGGTACAGCCAACGACAACGTTTCGCAACTTGATGGAGCCTTCGAGGTCACCGCGTTCACAAATCCGACAGCGTCGTTGACGATCAACGACGGCACGGGCGCCAAGGTGATTACGGTTAACGGCATGGACGGGTCTTTCAATGCCAACCTTTCAATTTTGGAGGATGACCCAGCCGGTTCGGAGGATAACACGGTCGTTTTCGCTTCTGCTTTGGACACCAACGGAGGCGACCTGACCGTCGAAGCATACGACATCAATGTGAACGCTCCGATCGCAACGGACGGCGGCTCTGTAGACTTCGACGCAACCAACGACATCACCAGTAACGCCGCTGGCGATATTACCACGTCAGGAGCTATCGCAGACGTCGATTCCGGAGCAGTGACAATGGATGCCGGTCGCGACGTTACGCTACTGGGCGACATCACGACTGATGGTTTCGACAACGTCGGACTTGAAGACAGCGCTGCCGGCGATGTCACGATCACAACCGTAAACGGAAACATCACGACGGCGGATATTAGTGCCGTAGGCGGCGATACCGTGCCAATCGCAAGCATGGGAGAAGGCGGTCTAATTACGCTCGACGCCAATGATGCGGCCATTGATCTGACGTTTGACCCGAATTCGGCTGTCAATCTGGGTACAGATGAACTGACGTGGCTCGATCATGGACTGACAACTGGCGAACTGGTCGACTACGACAACGGCGGCGGCGCGGACATCACCGGGTTGACATCGGGGCAGACATACGTGGCAATCGTCGTCGACGC
This DNA window, taken from Fuerstiella marisgermanici, encodes the following:
- a CDS encoding peptidylprolyl isomerase, whose protein sequence is MKHFLHHSFSLSVLTIGMLVLVGCDDGNNSASVPPVKNALDQMRALDEAAELAARSARGKSRVGQGAVAPAKDVPQEGTFEVEFDTTVGKFTVQVNREWAPRGAHRFYRLVKDGFYNEAGFFRVVPGFMVQFGIAGNPEQHAKWSANIVDDPVKKSNTRGYVTFAKTGAPNSRTSQIFINYDDNSRLDSDGFAPFGKVTKGMEVVDRINSVYSEQPDQMRLESEGNDYLQADFPGLDYVTEARIVVDDLAEETQADEGSSDDASDDTE